From Bosea sp. NBC_00550, the proteins below share one genomic window:
- a CDS encoding amino acid synthesis family protein, protein MDYGLRKISTFVEETFIEGGKAADKPVRFVIVAAVLRNPWAGQGFVENLRPEIFRIAPHLGAELTKRLVAVMPAEQVEAYGKAAAVGTNGEIEHASALIHTLRFGNMFRDAVKGTAYLSFTNTRNAPGALLSLPMIHKSETGKRSHFLTAQFQIPDAPAADEVLVAIGAADNSRAHPRLADRFQDMEEMKRELEDA, encoded by the coding sequence ATGGATTACGGCCTGCGCAAGATCTCGACCTTCGTCGAGGAAACCTTCATCGAGGGCGGCAAGGCTGCCGACAAGCCGGTGCGCTTCGTCATCGTCGCCGCCGTGCTGCGCAATCCGTGGGCCGGCCAGGGCTTCGTCGAGAACCTGCGCCCCGAGATATTCCGGATCGCCCCGCATCTTGGCGCAGAACTGACCAAGCGCCTCGTCGCGGTGATGCCGGCCGAGCAGGTCGAGGCCTATGGCAAGGCAGCGGCCGTCGGCACCAATGGCGAGATCGAGCATGCCTCGGCGCTGATCCACACGCTGCGCTTCGGCAACATGTTCCGCGATGCCGTCAAGGGCACAGCCTATCTGAGCTTCACCAACACCCGCAACGCGCCGGGCGCCCTGCTCTCGCTGCCGATGATCCACAAGAGCGAGACCGGCAAGCGCTCGCACTTCCTCACCGCCCAGTTCCAGATTCCGGATGCCCCCGCCGCCGACGAGGTACTGGTCGCCATCGGCGCCGCCGACAACAGCCGCGCCCATCCCCGCCTCGCCGACCGCTTCCAGGACATGGAGGAGATGAAGCGGGAGTTGGAGGACGCCTGA
- a CDS encoding flavin reductase family protein, translated as MLAPAEKTANLIDPVALRRAFGTFVTGVTVITTRDADGTPRGMTANSFTSVSLDPPLLLVCVGKGAHSYGAFNSSDSFAVNLLHEAQTDVSNLFASKAANKFDTVSHDRVHTGAPILTDCLTWFDCTMHSRVDAGDHVVLIGEVQAFGTSPTAPLGFCRGRYANVKDPLPPGWLESQGMIVGYLIESDGHLLLRSDGKGGWGLPSAKRRIADNELKLDGGDALTLVPDDTFLYSVFDVSDGDPGYLIYRARLAQDSASVALSPGLKFFPIDQLPYDAIPTREISSMLRRYARESASKRFGIYMDSNDGGRLAMVGEAQPWATLPQS; from the coding sequence ATGCTCGCTCCCGCGGAAAAGACAGCCAACCTGATCGACCCGGTCGCTCTGCGCCGCGCGTTCGGAACTTTCGTCACCGGCGTCACCGTCATTACGACGCGCGATGCCGACGGCACGCCGCGCGGCATGACCGCGAATTCCTTCACCTCGGTCTCGCTCGACCCGCCGCTGCTGCTCGTCTGCGTCGGCAAGGGTGCCCACAGCTACGGCGCCTTCAACAGCTCGGACTCCTTCGCCGTCAACCTGCTGCACGAGGCGCAGACGGACGTCTCGAACTTGTTCGCCTCCAAGGCGGCGAACAAGTTCGACACCGTCAGCCATGACCGCGTCCATACCGGCGCGCCGATCCTGACCGATTGTCTGACCTGGTTCGATTGCACGATGCACAGCCGCGTCGATGCCGGCGATCATGTCGTGCTGATCGGCGAGGTGCAGGCTTTCGGCACCAGCCCCACGGCGCCGCTCGGCTTCTGCCGCGGCCGATACGCCAATGTGAAGGATCCGCTGCCACCGGGCTGGCTCGAATCGCAAGGCATGATCGTCGGCTACCTGATCGAGTCCGACGGGCATCTGCTGCTGCGTTCGGACGGGAAGGGCGGCTGGGGGCTGCCCAGCGCGAAGCGCCGCATCGCCGACAACGAATTGAAGCTCGACGGCGGCGACGCGCTGACGCTCGTACCCGACGATACCTTCCTCTACTCCGTCTTCGACGTCAGCGATGGCGATCCCGGCTATCTGATCTACCGCGCCCGGCTCGCGCAGGATTCCGCCTCGGTCGCGCTGTCGCCAGGGCTCAAGTTCTTCCCGATCGACCAGCTTCCCTACGACGCGATCCCGACCCGCGAGATCAGCTCGATGCTGCGCCGCTATGCCCGGGAGAGCGCCAGCAAGCGCTTCGGAATCTACATGGATTCCAACGATGGCGGCCGCCTCGCCATGGTCGGCGAGGCGCAGCCCTGGGCCACCCTTCCGCAATCCTGA
- a CDS encoding Lrp/AsnC family transcriptional regulator, whose protein sequence is MIELDSLDRRLLDAVQQNNRLTTAELGERVGLSATACQRRLKRLRDTGVIEADVAIVSPRSIGRPISMLVLVTLERERADIVDRFKASIRATKEVMIGFYVTGDADFVLHVTARDMEDYERFTRRFFYENPDINGFKTMVVMDRVKASFALPIDP, encoded by the coding sequence ATGATCGAACTCGACAGCTTGGACCGCAGACTTCTGGACGCGGTGCAGCAGAACAACCGGTTGACCACGGCCGAACTCGGCGAGCGCGTCGGCCTCTCCGCCACGGCCTGCCAGCGCCGGCTCAAGCGCCTGCGCGATACCGGCGTGATCGAGGCAGACGTGGCCATCGTCTCGCCCCGTTCCATCGGGCGGCCAATCTCGATGCTCGTCCTGGTGACGCTGGAGCGCGAGCGAGCCGACATCGTCGATCGCTTCAAGGCCTCGATCCGGGCGACGAAAGAGGTGATGATCGGCTTCTACGTCACCGGCGACGCCGATTTCGTGCTCCATGTCACCGCCCGCGACATGGAAGACTATGAGCGCTTCACGCGCCGCTTCTTCTATGAGAACCCCGACATCAACGGCTTCAAGACCATGGTGGTGATGGACCGGGTGAAGGCGAGCTTCGCCCTCCCGATCGATCCCTGA
- a CDS encoding aspartate aminotransferase family protein gives MTIDVAAIGALDRASTLHPFTQLKDFATGKLGEPTIVETGKGIRIQDATGRSYIDGFAGLYCVNIGYGRTEVAEAISRQAYRLAYYHSYAAHTTDELAILSDRLVKMAPGKMSKVFYGMSGSDANETQAKLVWYYNNLRGQPKKKKIISRLRGYHGCSVVSGSMTGMSFYHDHMDLPFSGILHTGAPHHYWGAQPGETEAEFSQRLASELEELILREGPETVGAFIGEPVLGTGGITPPPEGYWTAIQAVLRKYDVLLIADEVVTGFGRIGTPFGSHLYGIEPDLITVAKGLTSAYFPLSAAIVGEKVYKVMEEGADRVGAFSHGYTYSGHPIGAAAANAVLDIVEKEDLAGKARDVGGYFQERLKATFAQLPIVGEVRGVGMLGALEFVANREAKTRFDPGLKVGARISKAARDRGLIARAMPHGEILGFAPPLVTSRDEIDEIVAIAEKAVRQVMEELARDKVALA, from the coding sequence ATGACGATCGACGTCGCGGCCATCGGCGCGCTGGATCGCGCCAGCACCCTGCACCCCTTCACCCAGCTCAAGGACTTCGCCACCGGAAAGCTCGGCGAGCCCACCATCGTCGAGACCGGCAAGGGCATCCGCATCCAGGACGCGACCGGCCGCAGCTATATCGACGGCTTTGCCGGGCTCTACTGCGTCAATATCGGCTATGGCCGCACCGAAGTCGCCGAGGCGATCTCGCGGCAGGCCTATCGGCTGGCCTATTACCACTCCTACGCCGCCCACACGACGGATGAGCTCGCCATCCTTTCCGACCGCCTCGTGAAGATGGCGCCGGGCAAGATGAGCAAGGTCTTCTACGGGATGTCCGGCTCGGACGCGAACGAGACGCAGGCCAAGCTCGTCTGGTACTACAACAATCTGCGCGGCCAGCCGAAGAAGAAGAAGATCATCTCGCGGCTGCGCGGCTACCATGGCTGCAGCGTCGTTTCCGGCTCCATGACCGGGATGAGCTTCTACCACGACCATATGGACCTGCCGTTCTCCGGCATCCTCCACACCGGCGCGCCGCATCACTATTGGGGCGCTCAGCCCGGCGAGACCGAAGCCGAGTTCTCGCAGCGCCTCGCCTCGGAGCTGGAGGAGCTGATCCTGCGCGAAGGGCCGGAAACGGTCGGTGCCTTCATCGGCGAGCCGGTGCTAGGCACGGGCGGCATTACCCCGCCGCCGGAGGGCTACTGGACTGCGATCCAGGCGGTGCTGCGCAAATACGACGTGCTGCTGATAGCCGACGAGGTCGTCACCGGCTTCGGGCGCATCGGCACGCCCTTCGGCTCGCATCTCTATGGCATCGAGCCCGATCTCATCACCGTCGCCAAGGGGCTGACCTCGGCCTATTTCCCGCTCTCGGCAGCGATCGTCGGCGAGAAGGTCTACAAGGTGATGGAGGAGGGCGCGGACCGCGTCGGTGCCTTCTCTCACGGCTACACCTATTCCGGCCATCCGATCGGCGCTGCGGCGGCCAATGCCGTGCTCGATATCGTCGAGAAGGAGGATCTGGCGGGCAAGGCGCGCGATGTCGGCGGTTATTTCCAGGAGCGGCTGAAGGCGACCTTCGCGCAGCTCCCGATCGTCGGCGAGGTTCGCGGCGTCGGCATGCTGGGCGCGCTCGAATTCGTCGCCAATCGCGAGGCCAAGACGCGCTTCGATCCCGGCCTCAAGGTCGGCGCCCGCATCTCCAAGGCGGCGCGCGATCGCGGGCTGATCGCCCGCGCCATGCCACATGGCGAGATCCTCGGCTTCGCGCCGCCGCTGGTGACGAGCCGCGACGAGATCGACGAGATCGTCGCCATCGCCGAGAAGGCCGTGCGGCAGGTGATGGAAGAGCTTGCCCGCGACAAGGTCGCGCTCGCCTGA
- a CDS encoding dihydrodipicolinate synthase family protein has translation MDMTLNGILPVLPTPFSAAGTVDPAAMARITAFACDVGAAGVVFPGFASEVDNLTAEERETLLREIVRVVAGRIPVVAGASAPSADEAAGHARRARELGITHVMIQAPKSVGIDGAAVAAFYRAISDAVPGIEIVLQNAPAPRGSDLKPDVILQIVNGNPAITYVKEETLPSGGPISTILKGAPAHLKGVLGGGGARYIVEEYVRGACGAMPAVEITDVHVALDRAFRAGDLATARELYRRTLPLLVIQANFRMAFTKYVLTQRGILHNHLCRAPVPPLDEVDCAEIDAWLASVADLLAAPAAARKAG, from the coding sequence ATGGATATGACTCTGAACGGTATATTGCCGGTATTGCCGACGCCTTTTTCGGCCGCAGGGACGGTCGATCCGGCCGCAATGGCGCGAATCACCGCCTTTGCCTGCGACGTGGGAGCGGCCGGCGTGGTGTTTCCGGGCTTCGCCAGCGAGGTCGACAACCTGACGGCCGAAGAGCGCGAGACCCTGCTGCGCGAGATCGTGCGGGTGGTCGCTGGGCGCATTCCAGTCGTCGCCGGGGCGAGCGCGCCCTCCGCGGACGAGGCTGCGGGCCATGCGCGGCGCGCCCGTGAACTCGGGATCACCCATGTGATGATTCAGGCGCCTAAATCCGTCGGAATCGACGGCGCCGCGGTCGCAGCTTTCTACCGCGCGATATCGGATGCGGTTCCGGGCATCGAGATCGTGCTGCAGAACGCGCCCGCTCCGCGGGGCTCCGATCTCAAGCCCGATGTCATCCTGCAGATCGTCAACGGCAATCCCGCCATCACCTATGTGAAGGAGGAAACGCTTCCCTCCGGTGGCCCGATCAGCACGATCCTGAAAGGCGCTCCGGCTCACCTGAAAGGTGTGCTCGGCGGCGGTGGGGCGCGCTATATCGTCGAGGAATATGTGCGGGGCGCCTGCGGCGCGATGCCGGCTGTGGAGATCACCGACGTTCATGTCGCGCTGGACCGCGCCTTTCGGGCCGGCGACCTCGCGACGGCGCGCGAGCTCTACCGGCGTACGCTGCCGCTGCTGGTCATCCAGGCCAATTTCCGCATGGCCTTCACCAAATATGTGCTGACGCAGCGCGGAATTCTGCACAATCATCTCTGCCGCGCGCCCGTGCCGCCTCTCGACGAGGTCGACTGCGCCGAAATCGACGCTTGGCTCGCCTCCGTCGCCGATTTGCTCGCGGCCCCGGCCGCGGCACGCAAGGCAGGGTGA
- a CDS encoding NAD-dependent succinate-semialdehyde dehydrogenase: MRDLSAKALKKLKRGDLLESRAFVDGSWRDAAEQIAVVDPATQEAIASVASLSLETVDEAVAAAVAAQKLWRERLPVERGRLLRGWAAAMRSNSDDLAVIMTAEQGKPLAESHGEIDYAAAFLDWFAGEGERSYGETIPSHLPGSRLSVQMQPIGVAAAVTPWNFPSAMITRKAGAALAAGCAMVVKPAPETPLSALALAKLAEEVGFPKGVFQVLTGEAAPLAHRLLAHTDIRAFSFTGSTEVGRLLLGQAAQTVKRASLELGGHAPFIVFDDAPLEQAVIGGIAAKFATSGQDCLAANRIYVQRGVYERFVTAYAEAAARLKVGHGLEEGVDIGPMTRPSVAEKCRQQIAQALAAGARIVAGGQDSPLGGSFVQPTVLADVTEEMTIAREETFGPVAAILPFDTEEEVVARANATEMGLAAYLYTQDLRRAMRLTDQLEYGMVAVNTPKFTGAPIPFGGWKQSGLGREGSRHGISEYLEAKYVCFGNLAA; this comes from the coding sequence ATGCGGGATTTATCCGCGAAAGCGCTGAAAAAGCTGAAGCGCGGCGACTTGCTGGAGAGCCGGGCTTTCGTGGACGGAAGCTGGCGCGATGCTGCCGAGCAGATCGCCGTCGTCGATCCCGCGACGCAGGAAGCCATCGCCAGTGTTGCCTCGCTGTCGCTGGAAACTGTCGACGAGGCCGTCGCGGCAGCGGTCGCCGCACAGAAGCTTTGGCGCGAGCGCCTGCCGGTCGAGCGTGGCCGCCTGCTGCGGGGCTGGGCGGCGGCGATGCGCAGCAACAGCGATGACCTTGCCGTCATCATGACGGCCGAGCAGGGCAAGCCGCTCGCCGAATCGCATGGCGAGATCGACTATGCCGCTGCTTTCCTCGACTGGTTTGCGGGCGAGGGCGAGCGCAGCTATGGCGAGACGATCCCGAGCCATCTGCCCGGCAGCCGACTTTCGGTGCAGATGCAGCCGATCGGCGTTGCCGCCGCGGTGACGCCATGGAATTTCCCGAGCGCGATGATCACTCGCAAGGCCGGGGCCGCGCTCGCCGCCGGCTGCGCCATGGTGGTGAAACCGGCTCCCGAAACGCCGCTCTCGGCGCTGGCGTTGGCGAAGCTTGCGGAAGAAGTCGGCTTCCCCAAAGGCGTCTTTCAGGTGCTGACCGGGGAGGCTGCGCCGCTGGCGCATCGCCTGCTGGCACACACCGATATCCGCGCCTTCTCCTTCACCGGCTCGACGGAGGTCGGCCGTCTCCTGCTCGGCCAGGCCGCGCAGACGGTGAAGCGCGCCTCGCTCGAACTCGGCGGCCACGCGCCCTTCATCGTCTTCGACGACGCCCCGCTTGAGCAAGCGGTCATCGGCGGGATCGCGGCCAAGTTCGCGACCTCCGGCCAGGACTGCCTCGCCGCCAACCGCATCTATGTTCAGCGCGGCGTCTATGAGCGCTTCGTCACGGCCTATGCGGAGGCGGCCGCACGCCTCAAGGTCGGCCACGGGCTGGAAGAGGGCGTCGATATCGGCCCGATGACGCGCCCCTCCGTTGCCGAGAAGTGCCGCCAGCAGATCGCGCAGGCGCTTGCCGCCGGGGCGCGCATCGTCGCGGGCGGGCAGGACAGCCCGCTCGGCGGCAGCTTCGTCCAGCCGACGGTTCTGGCCGATGTGACCGAGGAGATGACGATCGCCCGCGAGGAGACCTTCGGCCCCGTCGCCGCGATCCTGCCCTTCGATACGGAGGAAGAGGTCGTGGCGCGCGCCAACGCGACCGAGATGGGGCTTGCGGCTTACCTCTACACCCAGGATCTGCGCCGGGCGATGCGCCTCACCGACCAGCTCGAATACGGCATGGTCGCGGTCAACACGCCGAAATTCACCGGCGCCCCCATCCCCTTCGGCGGCTGGAAGCAGTCCGGCCTCGGCCGCGAGGGCTCCCGCCACGGCATCAGCGAATACCTCGAAGCGAAATATGTCTGCTTCGGCAATCTGGCAGCGTAA
- a CDS encoding helix-turn-helix domain-containing protein — MADQASQMRSLRDVASQINSGGDLDTVLRDLIRAACEHGGWALGSIMAIDAPHGEAHVVVRHDPTLLRRRLENRWELATSPALIALQRNEPVYIRDARASDEFPGYRREAFERDYRTVLVLPMSCSDEQGRPMVLNVVARDVTDVSADDLAFMSMIVHLGGIAVEREHRLRAQRQAAEQLQNALQTQTMLLQEVLSGGSASALSEMLAELLPDAILVVDFAGNALAASRSPAPLHFDDTAWQRALDGPIGSQITAAARDAVAAGRAEPQSLRLDDAGRRLQVMARIDALNVDGQPVGALVIFPEAGEATGDLQRLLLDSVKFALSVQMMRSVIRFRFETRTLTELFFEIVERRWRDADDIIQRGRRLGLALAAPARMIVVDFPDGASLPADIGVDSHHAVTRLARQMNLAVSVVAVGGGLVCLVPEEKSGEAERAGRLARRMVEALRHSFNREPIVVLGGICDGLDSYPKEWERCWRMIRIARSFGRSGILSAFDFGPMPMLIGAAESVDVRSFVDGAIGAVIAHDRKHETPYLETLSAYLREGCRAQACADAMGLHVTTLRYRLSRIQDLFGIDPETADKRFAIELAIRLHGVIESSQVPAA; from the coding sequence ATGGCGGATCAGGCATCGCAGATGCGCTCGCTGCGCGACGTCGCCAGCCAGATCAACTCGGGCGGCGATCTCGATACGGTGCTCCGCGATCTCATCCGCGCGGCCTGCGAACACGGCGGCTGGGCGCTTGGCTCGATCATGGCGATCGATGCCCCCCACGGCGAGGCTCATGTCGTCGTCCGGCACGATCCCACCCTGCTGCGTCGGCGTCTCGAGAACCGCTGGGAACTGGCCACCAGCCCGGCCCTGATTGCGCTCCAGCGCAACGAGCCCGTCTACATCCGGGATGCGCGTGCTTCGGACGAGTTCCCCGGCTATCGTCGCGAGGCCTTCGAGCGCGACTATCGCACCGTGCTGGTGCTGCCGATGAGCTGTTCCGACGAACAGGGCCGGCCGATGGTGCTGAACGTCGTCGCCCGCGACGTGACGGATGTCTCGGCAGACGATCTCGCCTTCATGAGCATGATCGTCCATCTCGGCGGCATCGCCGTCGAGCGCGAGCACCGCCTGCGCGCGCAGCGCCAGGCGGCGGAGCAACTGCAGAATGCCTTGCAGACGCAGACCATGCTGCTGCAGGAGGTGCTGTCCGGCGGATCGGCCTCGGCACTGTCCGAGATGCTCGCGGAGCTCCTCCCGGATGCGATCCTCGTCGTCGATTTTGCCGGCAATGCGCTCGCGGCGAGCCGCTCGCCGGCGCCTCTGCATTTCGACGACACGGCCTGGCAACGGGCGCTCGATGGTCCAATCGGCAGCCAGATCACCGCGGCGGCTCGTGACGCCGTGGCGGCGGGGCGGGCCGAGCCACAGAGCCTGCGGCTTGACGATGCGGGCCGGCGGCTTCAGGTCATGGCCCGCATAGACGCGCTCAACGTCGACGGGCAACCGGTCGGCGCTCTCGTGATCTTTCCGGAGGCGGGCGAGGCGACGGGTGACCTCCAGCGATTGCTGCTCGACAGCGTGAAGTTCGCGCTCAGTGTCCAGATGATGCGCAGCGTCATCCGGTTTCGCTTCGAGACGCGCACGCTCACCGAACTGTTCTTCGAGATCGTCGAACGGCGCTGGCGCGATGCGGATGACATCATCCAGCGCGGCCGCCGGCTCGGGCTCGCGCTGGCCGCACCCGCCCGGATGATCGTGGTCGACTTCCCTGATGGTGCGTCCCTGCCGGCCGATATCGGCGTCGATTCCCACCACGCCGTGACGCGGCTCGCGCGGCAGATGAACCTGGCGGTCAGCGTGGTCGCGGTCGGCGGCGGCCTTGTCTGCCTCGTTCCGGAGGAGAAAAGCGGAGAGGCCGAGCGGGCGGGGCGGCTGGCGCGGCGCATGGTCGAGGCGCTCAGGCACAGCTTCAACCGGGAGCCGATCGTGGTGCTGGGCGGCATCTGCGACGGGCTCGACAGCTACCCGAAGGAATGGGAGCGCTGCTGGCGCATGATCCGCATCGCGCGCTCCTTCGGGCGCAGCGGAATCCTGTCGGCCTTCGATTTCGGGCCGATGCCGATGCTGATCGGTGCTGCCGAGTCGGTGGATGTGCGCAGCTTCGTCGACGGGGCGATCGGCGCGGTGATTGCGCATGATCGCAAGCACGAGACGCCTTACCTGGAGACGCTGTCCGCCTATCTGCGCGAAGGCTGCCGCGCGCAGGCCTGCGCCGATGCGATGGGGCTGCACGTCACGACCCTGCGCTACCGGCTCTCCCGCATCCAGGACCTCTTCGGCATCGATCCCGAGACGGCCGACAAGCGCTTCGCCATCGAGCTCGCCATTCGGCTGCACGGCGTCATCGAAAGCAGCCAGGTGCCGGCGGCCTGA
- a CDS encoding mandelate racemase/muconate lactonizing enzyme family protein, with translation MSERVAKVEVFTLTIPRETVYLGDPRPGESVNAKGYIVRKGNRTVYPTMDRTVVVRLETSGGLVGWGETYGIVAPGAAIAIIDDLLGPYVVGRSPQDVVVIHEDLYDLMRVRGYIGGFYLDALAAIDIALWDLNARLADRPLVAMLGGRRHERLPAYISGLPKRTRAERADFAAEWQAKGFDSFKFAAPVADDGNVAEIATLRERLGPQARIACDMHWVHTGEEAVSAIRAMEPHGLWFAEAPVKPEDIDGLAHVAARVSTPVAAGEEWRTVYDLVPRVARRACAIVQPEMGHKGVTEFMRIGHYAQAHNLAVIPHATIGMGLFMAASLHASAALSAVSCHEYQHSIFEPNRRLLTGDMDCREGFYSLPTGPGLGVAPSEEALSLLDKHSP, from the coding sequence ATGAGCGAGCGCGTCGCCAAGGTCGAGGTCTTCACGCTGACGATCCCGCGCGAGACCGTCTATCTCGGCGATCCGCGCCCCGGCGAGAGCGTCAACGCGAAGGGCTACATCGTCCGCAAGGGCAACCGCACCGTCTACCCGACCATGGACCGCACGGTCGTGGTGCGGCTGGAGACGAGCGGCGGCCTCGTCGGCTGGGGCGAGACATACGGCATCGTCGCGCCCGGCGCCGCAATCGCCATCATCGACGACCTGCTCGGCCCTTATGTCGTCGGGCGCTCGCCGCAGGACGTGGTGGTGATCCATGAGGATCTCTACGACCTGATGCGGGTGCGCGGTTATATCGGCGGCTTCTATCTCGACGCGCTCGCAGCCATCGACATTGCGCTGTGGGACCTCAATGCCCGCCTCGCCGACCGGCCGCTCGTCGCCATGCTTGGCGGGCGGCGGCACGAGCGCCTGCCCGCCTACATCTCGGGCCTGCCGAAGCGCACGCGGGCCGAGCGGGCCGATTTTGCCGCCGAATGGCAGGCCAAAGGCTTCGACAGCTTCAAATTCGCCGCACCCGTCGCCGATGACGGCAACGTGGCCGAGATCGCGACGCTGCGCGAGCGGCTGGGGCCTCAGGCCCGGATCGCCTGCGACATGCACTGGGTCCACACGGGCGAGGAGGCCGTCTCGGCGATCCGCGCGATGGAACCGCATGGCCTGTGGTTTGCCGAGGCCCCGGTTAAGCCCGAGGATATCGACGGCCTCGCCCATGTCGCGGCCCGCGTCTCGACTCCGGTTGCAGCGGGCGAGGAATGGCGCACGGTCTATGATCTGGTGCCGCGAGTGGCGCGGCGGGCCTGCGCGATCGTCCAGCCGGAGATGGGGCACAAAGGCGTCACCGAGTTCATGCGGATCGGGCACTACGCGCAGGCGCACAACCTTGCCGTCATCCCGCATGCGACGATCGGCATGGGCCTGTTCATGGCCGCGAGCCTGCATGCCAGCGCCGCCCTTTCGGCCGTGAGCTGTCACGAATACCAGCACTCGATCTTCGAGCCGAACCGGCGCCTGCTCACCGGCGACATGGATTGCCGCGAGGGCTTCTACAGCCTGCCGACCGGTCCGGGCCTGGGCGTTGCGCCATCCGAGGAGGCGCTGAGCCTCCTCGACAAGCACTCACCGTAA
- a CDS encoding Lrp/AsnC family transcriptional regulator, which produces MKLDRIDLNILVQLQLDGAQTNLKLSEKVGLSPSPCLQRVKRLESAGYITGYGARLNLAKLADSVTVFTEVTLVDHRIDDFAKFEANIRDVDELMECHLISGGYDYLLRFLAPSIAHYQERMESLLRRNIGIEKYFSYVVLKSPIVKSTLPLKTLLKLP; this is translated from the coding sequence CTGAAGCTCGATCGGATCGACCTCAACATCCTCGTGCAGCTGCAGCTGGACGGGGCGCAGACCAATCTCAAGCTCTCCGAGAAGGTCGGGCTGTCGCCGAGCCCCTGCCTGCAGCGGGTGAAGCGACTGGAAAGCGCCGGCTACATCACCGGGTATGGCGCAAGGCTCAACCTCGCCAAGCTGGCCGACAGCGTCACCGTCTTTACCGAAGTCACGCTGGTCGACCATCGCATCGACGATTTCGCCAAGTTCGAAGCCAATATTCGCGACGTCGACGAACTGATGGAGTGCCACCTGATCAGCGGTGGCTACGACTATTTGCTGCGCTTTCTCGCGCCAAGCATCGCGCATTACCAGGAGCGGATGGAAAGCCTCCTGCGGCGAAACATCGGGATCGAGAAGTATTTCAGCTACGTCGTGCTGAAGTCGCCGATCGTGAAGAGCACGCTGCCGCTGAAGACGCTGCTCAAGTTGCCTTAG